Proteins encoded by one window of Myxococcales bacterium:
- a CDS encoding ATP-binding protein: MESSQSAAQEGSSLEVDIEGRAAFYLGRTEEGAPYLYPHKHLLTHSVVIGMTGSGKTGLSVALLEEAALDGVPAIVIDPKGDIGNLLLTFPALDAASFAPFVPEGEEPEAVASRWRAGLAAGHQDGARVARLKEAADFAIYTPGSRMGIPVSIVGSLAAPSADLAEDGELFRERVATVATSLLGLVGVDADPVKSREHILLSTLLAQAWQRGQDLDLSSLVLRIREPGLKQVGVLDLESFYPERDRFTLAVAFNNLLAAPGFEAWLEGAPLDVGAFLRTREGKPRVAIFSIAHLGDAERMFFVSVLLAQVVAWMRAQSGTSSLRALLFMDEIVGYFPPVKTPPSKAPLLLLLKQARAFGLGVVLATQNPVDIDYKGLANCGTWFLGRLQTERDKARVLEGLEGSAQLAPARPFDKVAVERTLAGLPPRTFVVHDVREDGPFLMESRFCLSYLKGPLRRDEVRALMATHPARVEALAPPEAAAPGVPEGAPTGVASASAATTRDKPAVSDEVTEVFLPAQGGASGAVTYAPALVARVCVRFVDPKTKLDYAREATFATALEVDGLGPDWTRARWSPLRAQDLTREPVQDARFCPLPKEATKPKSYAGWQRALVSWLAESQGVARPFAPKWKLYGEPGESEGAFRGRLELRAREEREAALEALNAKYSAKFEALREKLQRAHAAVVRDEAEARVQGVGSAFSVGAQVMSLFGARSPGRRILGGAAQVTRQAGKLSRARDALEQKRQALAELQGKGQALDAEYRAEAARVAAATSAVEVESVLVRPKKTHIEVRLFALGWCPFE, from the coding sequence ATGGAATCAAGCCAGAGTGCCGCGCAGGAGGGCTCCAGCCTCGAAGTCGACATCGAGGGCCGCGCGGCCTTCTATTTAGGCCGCACCGAGGAGGGGGCACCCTATCTCTACCCGCACAAGCACCTCCTCACGCACAGCGTCGTGATCGGCATGACGGGCAGCGGGAAGACCGGCCTGTCGGTCGCGCTGCTCGAGGAGGCCGCGCTCGACGGCGTCCCGGCCATCGTGATCGATCCCAAAGGAGACATTGGCAATCTGCTGCTGACGTTCCCCGCGCTCGATGCGGCGTCGTTCGCGCCGTTCGTCCCCGAGGGCGAGGAGCCGGAGGCGGTCGCTTCGCGTTGGCGCGCGGGCCTCGCGGCGGGGCACCAAGACGGCGCGCGCGTCGCGCGGCTGAAGGAGGCCGCCGACTTCGCCATCTACACACCGGGGAGCCGCATGGGCATCCCGGTGTCGATCGTCGGCTCGCTCGCCGCGCCTTCGGCCGATCTCGCGGAGGATGGCGAGCTCTTCCGTGAGCGCGTGGCGACGGTCGCGACCAGCTTGCTCGGCTTGGTCGGCGTCGACGCCGATCCGGTCAAGTCGCGCGAGCACATCCTGCTCTCGACGCTGCTCGCCCAGGCGTGGCAGCGCGGCCAAGACCTGGATCTCTCCTCCCTCGTGCTGCGCATTCGGGAGCCGGGGCTGAAGCAGGTGGGCGTGCTCGACCTCGAGAGCTTCTACCCGGAGCGTGACCGGTTCACGCTCGCCGTGGCGTTCAATAACCTGCTCGCCGCGCCGGGCTTCGAGGCGTGGCTCGAGGGGGCTCCCCTCGACGTCGGCGCCTTCCTCCGCACGAGGGAGGGCAAGCCGCGCGTCGCGATCTTCTCGATCGCGCACCTCGGGGACGCCGAGCGCATGTTCTTCGTCTCGGTGCTGCTCGCGCAGGTCGTGGCGTGGATGCGCGCGCAGTCGGGGACGAGCAGCCTCCGCGCGCTCCTCTTCATGGACGAGATCGTGGGGTATTTCCCGCCGGTGAAGACCCCGCCGTCCAAGGCGCCGCTCCTCCTGCTCTTGAAGCAGGCGCGGGCCTTCGGTCTCGGCGTGGTGCTCGCGACGCAGAACCCGGTCGACATCGACTACAAGGGGCTCGCGAACTGTGGCACCTGGTTTCTCGGGCGCCTCCAGACCGAGCGCGACAAGGCGCGCGTACTCGAGGGCCTCGAGGGCAGCGCGCAGCTCGCCCCGGCGCGCCCCTTCGACAAGGTCGCCGTCGAGCGTACGCTCGCCGGGCTGCCCCCGCGCACGTTCGTCGTGCACGACGTGCGCGAGGACGGGCCGTTCCTCATGGAGAGCCGCTTCTGCCTCTCCTACTTGAAGGGACCGCTCCGGCGCGACGAGGTGCGCGCGCTCATGGCGACGCACCCCGCTCGGGTCGAGGCGCTCGCGCCGCCGGAGGCCGCCGCGCCGGGCGTCCCCGAGGGCGCGCCGACCGGGGTGGCCTCGGCGTCGGCGGCGACCACGCGCGACAAACCGGCGGTCTCCGACGAGGTGACCGAGGTGTTTCTCCCCGCGCAGGGCGGCGCGAGCGGCGCGGTCACTTACGCACCTGCCCTGGTCGCCCGCGTGTGCGTCCGCTTCGTCGACCCGAAGACCAAGCTCGACTACGCTCGCGAGGCCACGTTCGCGACCGCGCTCGAGGTAGACGGCCTCGGGCCCGACTGGACCCGCGCGCGTTGGTCGCCCCTGCGCGCGCAGGACCTCACCCGCGAACCCGTGCAAGATGCACGATTCTGCCCGCTCCCGAAGGAGGCGACGAAGCCCAAGAGCTACGCCGGCTGGCAGCGCGCCCTCGTGTCGTGGCTCGCCGAGTCACAGGGGGTCGCTCGCCCGTTTGCGCCGAAGTGGAAGCTGTACGGCGAACCGGGCGAGTCGGAGGGGGCCTTCCGCGGCAGGCTCGAGCTCCGCGCGCGCGAGGAGCGCGAGGCCGCGCTCGAGGCGCTGAACGCGAAGTACAGCGCCAAGTTCGAGGCGCTCCGCGAGAAGCTGCAGCGCGCGCACGCGGCGGTCGTCCGCGACGAGGCGGAGGCCCGCGTGCAAGGCGTGGGCTCGGCGTTCTCGGTGGGCGCGCAGGTCATGTCGCTCTTCGGCGCGCGCTCGCCGGGGCGGCGCATCCTCGGGGGTGCCGCGCAGGTCACCCGGCAGGCGGGAAAGCTCTCGCGCGCGCGCGATGCGCTCGAGCAGAAGCGCCAGGCGCTGGCCGAGCTCCAGGGCAAGGGGCAGGCGCTCGACGCGGAGTACCGCGCCGAGGCGGCGCGCGTGGCGGCCGCGACCTCGGCGGTCGAGGTCGAGTCCGTCCTCGTGCGCCCAAAGAAGACCCACATCGAGGTGCGCCTGTTCGCGCTCGGGTGGTGCCCGTTCGAGTGA
- a CDS encoding OmpA family protein — MQFELNSAVIKPESFPLLNEVAEVIKKNPQIKKLAVEGHASADGDAKLNEKLSDDRAKSVRQYLIDKGGIKGEMLTAKGYGELKPIADNKTPEGKEKNRRVEFTILDGGNIAAAAAAPPPPATPATPAVAKPTLKKKVTK; from the coding sequence GTGCAGTTCGAGCTGAACAGCGCCGTCATCAAGCCCGAGAGCTTCCCCCTCTTGAACGAGGTGGCCGAGGTCATCAAGAAGAACCCGCAGATCAAGAAGCTGGCCGTCGAAGGCCACGCGAGCGCGGACGGCGACGCGAAGCTGAACGAGAAGCTCTCGGACGATCGCGCGAAGTCGGTTCGCCAGTACCTGATCGACAAGGGCGGCATCAAGGGAGAGATGCTCACCGCGAAGGGTTACGGCGAGCTCAAGCCGATCGCCGACAACAAGACCCCCGAGGGCAAAGAGAAGAACCGCCGCGTCGAGTTCACCATCCTCGATGGGGGCAACATCGCCGCCGCGGCCGCCGCTCCTCCTCCTCCCGCCACCCCCGCCACTCCGGCCGTCGCCAAGCCCACGCTGAAGAAGAAGGTGACCAAGTGA
- a CDS encoding AgmX/PglI C-terminal domain-containing protein, which translates to MKTPRIARTAAASLASVAMLAALGGCSFAVRSPDMYRDDTAKVLATKSPEIQACYDGILKGKPGTAGKATVKFNVEVKTGAFTDVAIDKANTTVPDDVAACVTHAMAGLALAPADSNKGEATFVYEFTAPAAAAPAAAAPATPAAAPAAAAPAAAAPAAAAPAAVKPPSTGLKLK; encoded by the coding sequence GTGAAGACGCCGCGCATCGCTCGTACCGCAGCCGCCTCCCTCGCCTCGGTCGCCATGCTCGCCGCCCTCGGCGGGTGCTCCTTCGCCGTGCGCAGCCCGGACATGTACCGGGACGACACCGCGAAGGTGCTCGCCACGAAGAGCCCGGAGATCCAGGCCTGTTACGACGGCATCCTCAAGGGCAAGCCCGGGACCGCCGGCAAGGCCACCGTGAAGTTCAACGTCGAGGTCAAGACCGGCGCGTTCACCGACGTGGCCATCGACAAGGCGAACACCACCGTCCCCGACGACGTCGCCGCCTGCGTGACGCACGCGATGGCCGGTCTCGCGCTCGCGCCGGCGGACTCGAACAAGGGCGAAGCGACCTTCGTCTACGAGTTCACGGCGCCCGCCGCCGCTGCCCCCGCCGCTGCGGCCCCGGCGACCCCGGCCGCCGCCCCGGCTGCCGCCGCCCCGGCTGCCGCCGCCCCGGCTGCCGCCGCCCCCGCCGCGGTGAAGCCGCCGTCGACGGGCCTCAAGCTCAAGTAG